One window from the genome of Pseudodesulfovibrio alkaliphilus encodes:
- a CDS encoding mannose-1-phosphate guanylyltransferase/mannose-6-phosphate isomerase: MPDANTGTGFAEECHAIILAGGSGTRLWPLSRNLLPKQLLVLGGKLTLLQQTVRRVLTAFAPGRIWVVTNEEHLFEVRKQVATIDEGLAGQVLSEPLGRNTLPAIMLGLDRVVGDNEKVLAAVFPSDHLIGNGDAWIADLLKGACLATRGRFVTFGVEPSKPETGYGYIALGESLEEGVFGVEGFVEKPDLPTAQGLLRDGNHLWNSGMFLFRAKDFLKQVARCQPGLWDWWMARAERPLVQGYRDIPNISVDYGVVEKIDNITVVRASFEWDDLGSWEAMYRLGDKDENGNVIMGDVLAMDCRDSLLISQGGKLAAVGLENMIMVQTRDATLSCPMRQVQSVRGVVDALKAEGSRLVESHPTVVRPWGSYCVLEEGPHYKIKRIQVNPGARLSSQMHHHRSEHWVVVDGTAEVEVDGEVRIMVENQSVDIAKASQHRLANPGKVPLDIIEIQSGPYLEEDDIVRFEDVYGRVKK; this comes from the coding sequence ATGCCCGATGCCAATACCGGGACAGGATTCGCCGAGGAATGCCACGCCATCATCCTGGCTGGCGGGTCCGGCACCCGGCTGTGGCCCCTGAGCCGCAACCTGCTGCCAAAGCAACTGCTGGTGCTTGGAGGCAAACTGACACTGCTCCAGCAGACCGTGCGGCGCGTGCTGACCGCCTTTGCGCCCGGCCGAATCTGGGTGGTGACCAACGAGGAGCATCTCTTCGAGGTGCGCAAGCAGGTGGCGACCATAGATGAGGGGCTCGCCGGGCAGGTGCTGTCCGAGCCCTTGGGGCGCAACACCCTCCCCGCCATCATGCTCGGTCTTGACCGGGTTGTGGGCGACAATGAAAAGGTGCTGGCCGCCGTGTTTCCCTCGGATCACCTCATTGGCAATGGCGATGCCTGGATCGCCGATCTTCTCAAGGGCGCATGCCTCGCGACGCGGGGGCGGTTCGTTACCTTTGGCGTTGAGCCATCCAAGCCGGAGACGGGCTACGGTTACATCGCCCTTGGCGAGTCGCTGGAGGAGGGCGTGTTCGGCGTGGAGGGGTTTGTGGAAAAGCCCGACTTGCCAACGGCGCAGGGGTTGCTGCGAGATGGAAATCACCTCTGGAACAGCGGCATGTTTCTGTTCCGGGCCAAGGATTTCCTGAAACAGGTGGCCCGGTGCCAGCCCGGCCTTTGGGATTGGTGGATGGCCAGGGCGGAGCGTCCGCTTGTTCAGGGCTATCGTGATATACCAAATATTTCAGTTGATTATGGCGTTGTCGAAAAGATCGACAACATCACCGTTGTCCGCGCCTCCTTTGAGTGGGACGACCTGGGTAGCTGGGAGGCCATGTACCGGCTGGGCGACAAGGACGAAAACGGCAATGTGATCATGGGCGACGTGCTGGCCATGGATTGCCGCGACTCGCTGCTCATCAGCCAGGGTGGCAAGCTTGCGGCAGTGGGGCTTGAAAACATGATTATGGTCCAGACCCGTGATGCGACCTTGAGTTGTCCCATGCGACAGGTGCAGTCCGTGCGCGGCGTGGTGGATGCGCTCAAGGCCGAGGGTAGCCGCTTGGTGGAGAGCCATCCCACCGTGGTCCGCCCCTGGGGCAGCTACTGCGTTTTGGAGGAAGGGCCTCACTACAAGATCAAGCGTATCCAGGTGAACCCCGGTGCGCGCCTGAGTTCGCAGATGCACCATCATCGCAGCGAGCACTGGGTCGTGGTGGACGGCACGGCCGAAGTGGAGGTGGACGGCGAGGTCAGGATCATGGTCGAGAACCAGTCCGTTGACATTGCCAAGGCCTCGCAGCACAGGTTGGCCAACCCGGGCAAGGTCCCCCTAGACATCATCGAGATCCAGAGCGGCCCGTATCTCGAAGAGGACGATATTGTCCGTTTCGAGGATGTCTATGGGCGGGTGAAGAAATAA
- the rfbC gene encoding dTDP-4-dehydrorhamnose 3,5-epimerase, whose amino-acid sequence MLVHKTECPGLFILEPRVFQDERGFFLESYSREVFRKVGIDCEFVQDNHAYSRDTGVMRGFHFQLPPFAQAKLVWVSRGAVLDVVVDLRKGSPSFGRCQHVILSAANFKRMFVPKGFGHAYVTIMPDTEFQYKVDAPYRPDHECGIAWDDPDIAFDWTPALNGRTPILSEKDRRLGFLAHFDSPFIYEEN is encoded by the coding sequence ATGCTGGTCCACAAGACCGAATGCCCGGGCCTTTTCATTCTGGAGCCGCGAGTTTTTCAGGACGAGCGGGGTTTTTTCCTGGAGAGCTACAGCCGGGAGGTTTTCCGGAAGGTTGGTATAGACTGCGAATTCGTGCAGGACAACCATGCCTATTCACGCGACACGGGCGTGATGCGCGGTTTTCATTTTCAGCTGCCGCCCTTTGCCCAGGCCAAGCTGGTGTGGGTCTCCCGAGGGGCTGTGCTCGACGTGGTGGTTGACCTCCGCAAGGGGTCTCCCTCCTTTGGCAGGTGCCAGCATGTCATCCTCAGCGCCGCCAACTTCAAACGGATGTTCGTCCCCAAGGGATTCGGCCACGCCTATGTGACCATCATGCCCGACACCGAGTTCCAATACAAGGTGGACGCCCCCTATCGTCCCGACCATGAATGCGGCATTGCCTGGGACGACCCTGACATCGCCTTTGACTGGACTCCCGCCCTGAACGGAAGAACACCCATATTGTCCGAAAAAGACCGCAGGCTCGGCTTCCTGGCCCACTTCGATTCCCCCTTCATTTACGAGGAAAACTGA
- a CDS encoding CvpA family protein, with amino-acid sequence MNFLDFLLIGIAAIFLVRGLFRGLVREVLSLSAIVLGIFLASRYQHLLVPHLQMYIKNEMTVDGLAYVCVFLGTVILFWALAKLLRTALDISLLGWVDRTAGGVFGLIEGIMVGLIFLIFIQAFAPESSWLEESTIAPRSQHMVGLVIDLVPESMRETLENKGFELPSARETLDAAREALSLPEEGEPQ; translated from the coding sequence ATGAATTTTCTGGATTTTCTGCTCATCGGCATAGCCGCCATCTTTCTCGTTCGCGGCCTGTTCAGAGGCTTGGTTCGCGAGGTGCTCTCGCTTTCAGCGATCGTCCTCGGCATATTCCTCGCCTCGAGGTATCAGCACTTGCTCGTGCCTCATCTACAAATGTACATCAAAAACGAAATGACCGTGGACGGACTGGCCTACGTCTGCGTGTTTCTCGGCACGGTGATCCTTTTCTGGGCGCTGGCCAAGCTCCTCAGAACAGCGCTGGACATCTCCCTGCTCGGCTGGGTAGACCGGACTGCGGGCGGCGTCTTCGGCCTCATTGAGGGCATTATGGTGGGGCTGATCTTCCTGATCTTCATCCAGGCGTTCGCTCCGGAATCCTCCTGGCTCGAGGAATCGACCATCGCCCCGCGCTCGCAGCACATGGTGGGCCTCGTGATAGACCTGGTCCCCGAATCCATGCGCGAGACCCTTGAGAACAAGGGATTCGAGCTGCCCTCGGCCCGGGAAACCCTGGATGCCGCCCGGGAGGCATTGAGCCTGCCGGAAGAAGGCGAACCCCAATAA
- the mazG gene encoding nucleoside triphosphate pyrophosphohydrolase: MSEHDTAPSAALRELREVIDALLGPDGCPWDQAQTPQSLCDYLVEEAFELIDGIRRNDSAEAMEELGDVFFILLFIAALYERSGSFTLADSLRHSTAKMIRRHPHVFADKTFGSIQELWDNWERTKRRENEGTNRKRVFDSLPAGLPPLLKAYRINAKAARNSFTWKSDKDVETQLRAEWDEWIQAMTNKDAEAAEREFGDYLFTLVELGRRKGIKANAALDFANQKFLRRFAAMEELAEGRGLNFSELDLEAMNALWEEVKTGE; this comes from the coding sequence ATGAGCGAACACGACACCGCCCCCTCGGCGGCACTCAGGGAGTTGCGCGAAGTCATCGACGCCCTGCTCGGCCCGGACGGCTGCCCCTGGGATCAGGCGCAGACCCCACAAAGCCTGTGCGACTATCTTGTCGAGGAAGCATTTGAGCTCATCGACGGCATCCGCCGAAACGACAGCGCCGAGGCCATGGAGGAGCTTGGGGACGTATTCTTCATCCTGCTTTTCATCGCCGCCCTGTACGAGCGCTCCGGGAGCTTCACCCTGGCCGATTCCTTGCGCCACAGCACGGCCAAGATGATCCGCCGCCATCCCCATGTCTTTGCCGACAAGACCTTTGGTTCGATCCAGGAGCTCTGGGACAACTGGGAGCGCACCAAACGCCGGGAAAACGAGGGAACCAACCGCAAGCGCGTCTTCGACTCCCTGCCCGCCGGGCTCCCTCCCCTGCTCAAGGCGTACCGGATCAATGCCAAGGCTGCACGCAACAGCTTCACATGGAAGTCCGACAAGGATGTGGAGACCCAGTTGCGAGCCGAATGGGACGAATGGATTCAGGCCATGACCAACAAGGACGCGGAAGCCGCTGAGCGCGAGTTTGGCGACTATCTCTTCACCCTGGTGGAGCTGGGCAGGCGCAAGGGAATCAAGGCCAACGCTGCCCTGGATTTCGCCAACCAGAAGTTCCTGCGCCGCTTCGCAGCCATGGAGGAGTTGGCCGAGGGGCGCGGCCTCAACTTCTCCGAGCTGGACCTGGAGGCCATGAACGCCCTCTGGGAGGAGGTCAAGACCGGGGAGTGA
- a CDS encoding M14 family murein peptide amidase A: protein MKIFSVWVVSCILAMGLGLHAGPGRAGAEPPAPVSLDQACQAISGKLASVDFEGCRQSGLLCTHAFSSEGFPLLLKEYPPLAHREPQSRVLVLGGTHGDEYSSISIIFKWMEILDVHHSGLFHWVFVPLLNPDGLLRENSTRTNHRGVDINRNFPSPLWLEVGYQRWVDTVRRNPRYYPGPQAMSEPETQFLVELIQRFRPHAIISVHAPLGLVDYDGPGTPPKSLGSLPLRKLGNYPGTLGNYASDFGVPVITLELESAGRLPSHSEISAMWRDLVRWLVHSTPLPSWGVIEAHNPGPLLDEAFFAK from the coding sequence ATGAAAATATTCAGTGTTTGGGTGGTGTCGTGCATCCTGGCCATGGGCTTGGGGCTGCATGCCGGGCCGGGGAGGGCGGGGGCGGAACCACCGGCCCCGGTCAGCCTTGACCAGGCGTGCCAGGCCATCTCGGGAAAACTGGCCAGCGTCGATTTCGAGGGCTGCCGTCAGAGTGGCCTGCTCTGCACCCATGCCTTTTCCTCAGAGGGATTCCCCCTGCTGCTCAAGGAATACCCGCCCCTGGCGCATCGGGAACCGCAGTCCCGCGTGTTGGTTCTCGGCGGCACCCATGGCGACGAATACTCGTCCATCAGCATTATTTTCAAGTGGATGGAGATTCTTGATGTCCATCATTCCGGCCTGTTTCACTGGGTTTTCGTGCCGCTGCTCAACCCGGACGGACTGCTCAGGGAGAACTCGACCAGAACCAATCATCGCGGCGTGGACATCAACCGGAATTTCCCTTCGCCCCTCTGGCTTGAAGTCGGCTACCAGCGCTGGGTCGATACTGTCAGGCGAAACCCTCGATACTATCCAGGGCCCCAGGCCATGAGCGAGCCCGAGACGCAGTTTCTGGTGGAGCTTATCCAGCGTTTCAGGCCCCATGCCATTATTTCAGTGCATGCCCCTCTCGGACTTGTGGATTATGACGGTCCGGGAACCCCCCCGAAAAGCCTGGGGAGCCTTCCCTTGCGTAAGCTTGGCAACTACCCAGGGACATTAGGCAATTACGCTTCGGATTTTGGTGTTCCGGTGATAACCCTTGAACTGGAATCGGCCGGGCGTCTGCCTTCCCACTCCGAGATTTCCGCCATGTGGCGCGATCTTGTGCGCTGGCTTGTGCATTCCACGCCGCTTCCCTCCTGGGGTGTGATCGAGGCCCACAATCCCGGCCCCTTGCTGGACGAGGCGTTTTTCGCCAAGTAG